A section of the Fusarium falciforme chromosome 8, complete sequence genome encodes:
- a CDS encoding DUF1681 domain-containing protein: MELLDPATGTPLPSDAIQRILFVANAVHVYNIPPLTSTKGYSASAWTADPKRHIFTARLRILETAYESPSSENKLKVDAVLEDASTGQLFAAAPYTAAAVVEPVLDSSRFFALTVRDPQGRRAVLGIGFEERSEAFDLSIALQEARKALGWEGEQSRLAAKKEEEEKRDYSLKDGETITVSFGGSKFGRRKQQSSPAGGSSSGDLQSFALPPPPPGPGGAKGFSLPPPPSSQDVKQQKQQSAKDLGFDDGQFGEFA, from the coding sequence ATGGAGCTCCTAGATCCCGCCACAGGCACTCCCCTCCCGAGCGACGCCATCCAGCGCATCCTCTTCGTCGCCAACGCCGTCCACGTCTACAACATCCCTCCCCTGACGTCTACAAAGGGCTACTCTGCCAGCGCCTGGACCGCCGATCCCAAGCGGCACATCTTCACCGCCCGGCTGCGCATCCTCGAGACCGCGTACGAGTCGCCCTCGTCCGAgaacaagctcaaggttgaCGCCGTGCTCGAGGACGCCTCTACTGGGCAGCTGTTTGCCGCTGCGCCTTACACCGCTGCCGCTGTTGTTGAGCCTGTGCTGGATAGTAGCCGATTCTTTGCTCTTACGGTGAGGGATCCGCAGGGTAGGCGCGCGGTGTTGGGTATTGGGTTTGAGGAACGCAGTGAGGCATTCGATCTATCCATTGCTCTGCAGGAGGCGCGCAAAGCTCTCGGCTGGGAGGGCGAGCAAAGTCGACTAGCGgctaagaaggaggaggaagagaaacgGGATTACAGCCTCAAGGATGGCGAGACCATCACAGTGAGCTTCGGCGGCTCCAAGTTTGGCAGGCGGAAGCAGCAGAGTTCGCCAGCGGGAGGATCCAGCTCGGGAGACTTGCAGTCTTTTGCgcttccgccgccgccgccaggaCCAGGAGGTGCTAAGGGCTTCTCGCTGCCGCCTCCGCCGAGCTCGCAGGATGtgaagcagcagaagcagcagtcGGCCAAGGATCTAGGGTTTGACGATGGACAATTTGGAGAATTTGCGTAA
- a CDS encoding EIF-2B GDP-GTP exchange factor subunit alpha — MATVEATPAAPAEQQDQPSSTSDFDIVSTYRGLLESDPHLTKPVAAIESLIALLNAHPSTTVFETLEMVKVHSDRLKDSVANPVPLSAGTDLFLQYLVSSLRQQDGSFDAVRQHLLRNGRLFAARANAAREGIADAGWRLVREGQCILTHGASRSVVGILERAVQDLGAAKFKVIYVREETRVEESDRVVRELREKGIPVAEIAEASVAYVMGLLRQVNMVIVGAEAVTSNGGIISRMGTLQISKLAAQASVPFYVAVETHKFARKFVMDQRDIGFKQDVLDFSVNAKSKQPVDAVDFTPPDLISKLITENGIKLPGYVFEQLLDIYGSLNS, encoded by the exons ATGGCGACCGTCGAAGCAACCC CCGCCGCTCCGGCTGAGCAGCAGGAccagccatcttcaacctccgACTTTGA CATCGTGTCAACCTACCGCGGCCTCCTCGAATCGGACCCCCACCTCACCAAGCCCGTCGCCGCCATCGAGTCCCTCATCGCGCTGCTAAACGCCCACCCCTCGACGACAGTCTTTGAGACTCTCGAGATGGTCAAGGTCCACTCCGACCGTCTCAAGGACTCTGTCGCCAACCCCGTGCCCCTATCCGCCGGAACGGACCTCTTCTTGCAGTACCTCGTTTCGTCTCTACGCCAGCAGGACGGCAGCTTCGATGCGGTGCGACAGCATTTGCTCCGTAACGGTCGCCTTTTCGCGGCGAGGGCTAACGCCGCTCGTGAAGGTATTGCCGACGCGGGGTGGAGGCTCGTTCGCGAGGGGCAGTGCATTCTCACGCACGGTGCCTCACGATCAGTCGTGGGAATCCTAGAGCGTGCGGTGCAGGACCTCGGAGCTGCCAAGTTCAAGGTCATCTACGTCCGCGAGGAGACGCGCGTGGAGGAGAGTGACCGCGTCGTCCGCGAGCTCCGTGAAAAGGGTATCCCAGTTGCCGAGATCGCAGAGGCCTCGGTTGCCTACGTCATGGGTCTGCTGCGGCAGGTCAACATGGTGATTGTCGGTGCCGAGGCCGTCACCTCCAACGGTGGCATCATTTCTCGTATGGGAACCCTGCAAATCTCCAAGTTGGCTGCCCAGGCTAGCGTGCCCTTTTATGTCGCCGTCGAGACGCACAAGTTTGCCCGCAAGTTTGTCATGGACCAGCGGGACATTGGATTCAAGCAGGACGTGCTCGACTTTTCCGTCAACGCCAAGAGCAAGCAGCCCGTCGATGCTGTCGACTTTACA CCCCCCGatctcatctccaagctcatcacAGAGAACGGGATTAAGCTTCCTGGCTACGTGTTTGAGCAGCTCCTCGATATCTACGGTAGCTTGAACAGCTGA
- a CDS encoding PLCXc domain-containing protein, translated as MIGKQGYHVLPGHLGHLGYPRRLPLLIGGAVIFIMCIFYLLFTFAPCLVYGSCYHGYLSAFSFDANLAHNPTWMASIPDEVPLSSLSVPGTHDTMTYEIGDEFLQCQNWNLSTQLNAGVRYFDIRARLRENELHIYHAWGYTGFSFQDVLHDMTEFLDSNPSETIIMRLKQEGGPIGEGNTRTFEDAFNQYSFGDHLYNYSSTEPLPLLGDLRSKIFVLQNFPDKEGPYGVKWEGSQMILEDLWIIPDVYHLSEKWTAIRTALELAATARHDNKALYLAHLSASVGVKPIEAAAGPMNRTISGMNDMTGQWIEDFEGNPEATRTGIVIIDFPGQKLIDAIIRWNKPLEKGRRWSRSSLLS; from the coding sequence ATGATCGGGAAACAGGGCTATCACGTCCTCCCAGGCCACCTGGGACACCTAGGCTATCCTCGACGCCTACCGCTACTGATTGGAGGCGCCGTGATATTCATCATGTGCATATTCTACCTCCTCTTCACGTTCGCGCCCTGCCTCGTCTACGGCTCGTGTTATCATGGCTACCTGAGCGCCTTCAGCTTCGACGCCAACCTCGCCCACAATCCAACATGGATGGCTTCCATCCCCGACGAGGTGCCGCTCTCGAGCCTCAGCGTACCTGGTACACACGATACGATGACTTACGAAATTGGCGACGAATTCCTTCAATGCCAGAATTGGAATCTGTCTACCCAACTTAACGCTGGCGTTCGCTACTTCGATATCCGGGCCCGTCTGCGCGAGAATGAATTGCACATCTACCACGCCTGGGGCTACACTGGCTTCAGTTTCCAGGATGTTCTCCATGATATGACGGAATTCCTGGACAGCAACCCTTccgagaccatcatcatgcgTCTCAAGCAGGAAGGCGGTCCCATTGGCGAGGGTAACACCAGAACGTTTGAAGATGCCTTCAACCAGTATTCTTTTGGAGACCACCTTTACAACTACAGCTCCACGGAACCCCTCCCATTGCTTGGCGATCTTCGTTCCAAGATCTTTGTGCTTCAGAACTTCCCTGATAAGGAAGGTCCTTACGGCGTTAAATGGGAGGGCTCTCAGATGATCCTTGAGGACCTTTGGATAATTCCCGACGTCTATCATTTGTCGGAGAAATGGACCGCAATCCGTACAGCTCTCGAGCTGGCTGCAACAGCGAGGCACGACAACAAGGCCCTCTATCTCGCCCACCTGTCTGCATCGGTCGGAGTCAAGCCGATCGAGGCCGCTGCTGGCCCCATGAACAGGACCATCTCGGGCATGAACGACATGACTGGCCAGTGGATCGAGGACTTTGAGGGCAACCCGGAGGCGACACGCACCGGAATTGTCATCATTGACTTCCCCGGGCAGAAGCTcatcgatgccatcatccgGTGGAACAAGCCTCTGGAGAAAGGACGTCGTTGGTCAAGGTCCAGCCTGCTCAGCTGA